The Tolypothrix sp. NIES-4075 genomic interval CATATTCAACTTTTTCAGTGCAGCTTCGACAATATCCGGTGCTGGTTTAGAAGATTCGGCATCGCTGGAAGTTGTTGCTTCCTCAAGTAAATCATCAACTTGAGCAGCTTTCAATAAAAGAGAAAGTTCTTCACTGGTAGCTGAACTGGCAATAATTAGCCGCAAACCTTCATTTTTCATCTTTAACAGCAATTGCCGCGAGCCGTTAGCAGCAGGCAGATTAGGTGCATACTTATTGATAATCAGTTCTTTGCGTCGGTCAGCGATCGCTTTTCCTTCACCTTCATTATCAGAAAGTTCTGAAACTAGTTTTGGGACAACTTGATCGCCTCCCATTCCAATTAAAGGTCGCACTTTATCAAAAGAGACTTCATATCCAAAGTCCTTAAACGCCTCCACCCAAGCTTTAGCATGAGCATCATTACTCAAAACAAGTGTGCCATCAACATCGAGAATTACCGCTTGCAGTGTCATTGTTATATTTTTTACTGATAAACACATTACGCATCTGCGTTACTTTAAATTACTCAGAAGTAGATGCCTTGACCTCTTCCTAAATCGTTACTTTAATGAATAGAAATTAAAAAGCACTCTTCATCGCCTGTAGTGTTTTGTGTGCAATCAGTTTATAGTGGGGGCAAACAGCACTACTCTCAAATCCAGTTTATACTACCTACCGATAGGCGCAAAAAGAAAGTGTCTTCAGATCAGGGATGTAGCGCCTAGGTGAATTTATTCACCGTGATTCAATGCAATTATAAAACGCCCCGACCTTCTATAAATACATTGTATAATGTAATTAAGGAGGGAAAACAATGTTAACTTTAACCTACGAATACAAAATCAAGCCAACTAATCGCGAAAAAGCGATTTTTGAAGATTGGCTAGAAATAAGCCGCAAAGTATACAATTATGCGTTGTCAGAGCGCAAAGCTTGGTTTAAATCTCGTAGTTGTCAAATTAACGCTTGTTCGCTCCACTCTGAATACATCATTCCTGCGGACGCTCCTAGACCTACCTATTATCATCAAAGTAAATCGTTGACGGCTGCTAAAAAGGAGATACCTGAACTTCGTCGTGTTCA includes:
- a CDS encoding HAD family hydrolase, with amino-acid sequence MTLQAVILDVDGTLVLSNDAHAKAWVEAFKDFGYEVSFDKVRPLIGMGGDQVVPKLVSELSDNEGEGKAIADRRKELIINKYAPNLPAANGSRQLLLKMKNEGLRLIIASSATSEELSLLLKAAQVDDLLEEATTSSDAESSKPAPDIVEAALKKLNMQPNEVVMLGDTPYDIQSASAAGVGVIAVRCGGFDDSQLERAIAIYNDPADILANYDNSPLSK